One region of Myxococcus stipitatus genomic DNA includes:
- a CDS encoding WD40 repeat domain-containing protein yields the protein MRFRCSASDPDGDAVTYVFDWGAGGALASSEQVESGARAEVAVPMAREGSFQARCRAVDVHGLTGEWSPASTFTVADASPPGTWSLQVEVVGHGRLTAAAVGLDCAGTCSTRLATGTVVVLDATPDPGWRYLGGSECGDANRRCVFTLEGDKVITARFAPEVDTSLAWQRTGATLPRTPSWSPDGASLVVVDGGLSGSVLRVWDVASGRVARVIPGIEDARFLAAAWHPVRGEVAAGLTDGTVIVLDPVTGTPLRQWASPPGNVRALAWSPDGGRLATAAEGGSEVRVWDVATGTPVGEPLVAVGVVRRMAWSPDGSRLGLEAGPAFDPWVEVHVLGQPKPESLLTDARSFAWAPDGARFAVGGLEAVVIHHTGDARVEATYPARGGAVSLLDWSPDGRWLAVGDSSRMLVVLEAASGKPRVDASREPPTPSSMGFDAVRFHPTRDELAVVDDLPTVLDILSLDLEAGTYQRRDLLAHSLFVESTAWSPMGTMLASSGYEGNVQLWGPSGEALRTLSAHEGKRVRALDWSLDGTRLVTGGDDGVVRIWRAEDGTLAQLPYRHDPGTSAATLEVYRVALSGDGRLMASVGGSSLLTTQRGVIKVWNVASSRELFRFPDGSQEVLALRWTPDGRYLVVVYSGVNWSIWDSQTQRLEAVDPGVDAVSLAAAVSPDGTLVAVGGRPGLSLREVATGRLVAESTAAFPPYALAWSADGSRVGGGGAGGQIFVWNATASDLTRQVIGFHDGSVSGVSWSPEGKVLATSGRDTALRVWRVER from the coding sequence ATGCGCTTCCGCTGCTCGGCCAGCGACCCGGATGGCGACGCGGTGACGTATGTCTTCGACTGGGGCGCGGGAGGCGCGCTGGCCTCGTCGGAGCAGGTCGAGAGCGGCGCCCGGGCCGAAGTGGCGGTGCCCATGGCTCGCGAAGGCAGCTTCCAGGCGCGCTGCCGGGCCGTGGATGTCCATGGCCTGACGGGCGAGTGGTCCCCCGCGTCGACCTTCACCGTGGCGGACGCGTCACCGCCGGGAACGTGGTCGCTTCAGGTCGAGGTGGTGGGCCATGGCAGGCTCACGGCCGCGGCGGTGGGCCTGGATTGCGCGGGCACCTGCTCGACCCGCCTGGCCACGGGGACGGTCGTGGTGCTGGACGCCACGCCCGATCCGGGCTGGCGCTATCTGGGTGGGTCCGAATGTGGCGACGCGAACCGGCGCTGCGTGTTCACGCTCGAAGGAGACAAGGTCATCACCGCGCGCTTCGCGCCGGAGGTCGACACGTCGCTGGCGTGGCAGCGCACGGGTGCGACGCTGCCCCGCACTCCGTCGTGGAGTCCGGACGGCGCGAGCCTGGTCGTGGTGGATGGCGGCCTCTCCGGGAGCGTCCTGCGCGTCTGGGACGTGGCGAGCGGCCGCGTGGCGCGGGTGATTCCCGGCATCGAGGACGCCCGCTTCCTCGCCGCCGCGTGGCACCCCGTGCGTGGCGAGGTGGCCGCCGGATTGACGGATGGAACGGTCATCGTGCTGGACCCGGTGACGGGGACACCGCTGCGTCAATGGGCCAGCCCTCCGGGGAACGTGCGCGCGCTGGCCTGGAGCCCGGATGGGGGCCGGCTCGCGACGGCGGCGGAGGGCGGCTCGGAGGTCCGGGTCTGGGACGTGGCCACGGGCACGCCGGTGGGGGAACCCCTGGTGGCGGTGGGGGTGGTGCGCCGGATGGCCTGGAGCCCGGACGGCTCGCGGCTCGGCCTGGAGGCGGGGCCGGCCTTCGACCCCTGGGTGGAGGTCCACGTGCTCGGTCAGCCCAAGCCGGAGTCGCTGTTGACGGATGCGAGGAGCTTCGCGTGGGCACCGGACGGCGCCCGCTTCGCCGTGGGGGGACTCGAGGCGGTCGTCATCCACCACACCGGCGATGCGCGCGTGGAGGCGACGTACCCGGCGCGCGGGGGCGCGGTCTCGCTGCTGGACTGGAGCCCGGACGGGCGCTGGCTGGCCGTGGGGGATTCGTCCCGGATGCTGGTGGTGCTGGAGGCGGCCTCGGGGAAGCCGCGGGTGGATGCGAGCCGGGAGCCTCCCACGCCGTCGTCCATGGGCTTCGACGCCGTCCGCTTCCACCCCACGCGCGACGAGCTGGCCGTGGTGGACGACCTGCCCACCGTGCTCGACATCCTCTCGCTGGACCTCGAGGCGGGGACGTATCAGCGACGCGACCTGCTGGCGCACTCGCTGTTCGTGGAGTCCACGGCGTGGAGTCCCATGGGAACGATGCTGGCGTCGAGCGGCTACGAGGGGAACGTCCAGCTCTGGGGACCCTCCGGCGAGGCCCTGCGCACGCTCTCCGCGCACGAGGGCAAGCGCGTGCGCGCGCTGGACTGGAGCCTGGATGGGACGAGGCTGGTGACGGGAGGCGATGACGGCGTGGTGCGCATCTGGCGGGCCGAGGACGGCACGCTCGCGCAGCTCCCCTATCGACACGACCCCGGCACGTCCGCCGCGACGCTGGAGGTCTACCGCGTGGCGCTGAGCGGAGACGGGCGGTTGATGGCGAGCGTGGGCGGCTCGTCGCTGCTGACGACCCAGCGTGGGGTCATCAAGGTGTGGAACGTGGCCTCCAGCCGGGAGCTGTTCCGCTTCCCGGATGGCTCGCAGGAGGTCCTGGCGCTGCGCTGGACGCCGGACGGGCGCTACCTCGTCGTCGTCTACTCCGGGGTGAACTGGAGCATCTGGGACAGCCAGACCCAGCGGCTCGAAGCGGTCGACCCGGGCGTCGACGCCGTGTCATTGGCCGCGGCCGTGAGTCCGGACGGGACGCTCGTCGCCGTGGGCGGGCGGCCGGGGCTGTCGCTCCGGGAGGTCGCCACGGGGCGGCTCGTGGCGGAGTCCACGGCGGCCTTCCCGCCCTACGCGTTGGCCTGGAGCGCGGACGGGAGCCGCGTGGGCGGAGGGGGAGCGGGAGGGCAGATCTTCGTCTGGAATGCGACGGCGTCCGACCTCACTCGCCAGGTCATCGGCTTCCACGACGGCTCCGTGTCGGGGGTGTCCTGGAGCCCGGAGGGGAAGGTGCTCGCGACGTCGGGCCGGGACACGGCCCTCCGTGTGTGGCGGGTGGAGCGCTGA
- a CDS encoding Gfo/Idh/MocA family protein: protein MARDGARKVRYAVVGAGNIAQVAVLPAFQHATENSELVAIFSSDPTKRDALRKQYGVQLSEGYEALEQGIRDADIDVVYIALPNTMHRAFTERAARAGAHILCEKPMATTVEDCEAMIRVAEENDVKLMIAYRLHFEEANLGAIDVVRSGRLGDVTMFSALMTQQARGGDIRTRQEVGGGALLDEGPYPINAARYIFGDEPLEVSCFTQEDQDPRFSGVDATAFALLRFSGGRLAQFGISHAASAVSSYRVVGAKGDLRVEPGFGYEEERRHFLTVGGQTEEKNFAVADQFAPQLLYFSRCVLEDREPEPSGWEGLADVRIIVALQESARTGRAVKLAPFHRPQRPTPEQVIVRPPAEAPEPVNAPAPTVE from the coding sequence ATGGCTCGGGACGGCGCGAGGAAGGTCCGATACGCGGTGGTGGGGGCGGGCAACATCGCCCAGGTCGCGGTCCTGCCCGCGTTCCAGCACGCCACGGAGAACTCGGAGCTGGTGGCCATCTTCTCCTCGGACCCGACCAAGCGCGACGCGCTCCGCAAGCAGTATGGCGTCCAGCTGTCCGAGGGTTACGAGGCCCTGGAACAGGGCATCCGCGACGCGGACATCGACGTCGTCTACATCGCGCTCCCCAACACGATGCACCGCGCCTTCACCGAACGGGCGGCGCGCGCGGGGGCGCACATCCTCTGCGAGAAGCCGATGGCGACGACGGTGGAGGACTGCGAGGCGATGATCCGCGTCGCGGAGGAGAACGACGTCAAGCTGATGATCGCCTACCGGCTCCACTTCGAGGAGGCCAACCTGGGGGCCATCGACGTGGTGCGCTCCGGCCGGCTGGGTGACGTGACGATGTTCTCCGCGCTGATGACCCAGCAGGCGCGAGGGGGCGACATCCGCACGCGGCAGGAAGTGGGCGGCGGGGCGCTGCTGGACGAGGGGCCCTATCCCATCAACGCCGCGCGCTACATCTTCGGGGACGAGCCCCTCGAGGTGAGCTGCTTCACGCAGGAAGACCAGGACCCGCGCTTCTCGGGCGTGGACGCCACGGCCTTCGCGCTCCTGCGCTTCTCCGGTGGTCGACTGGCGCAGTTCGGCATCAGCCACGCCGCGTCGGCGGTCTCCAGCTACCGCGTCGTCGGCGCCAAGGGAGACCTGCGGGTGGAGCCGGGGTTCGGCTACGAGGAGGAGCGCCGCCACTTCCTGACGGTGGGCGGCCAGACGGAGGAGAAGAACTTCGCGGTGGCGGACCAGTTCGCGCCGCAGCTCCTCTACTTCTCGCGGTGCGTGCTGGAGGACCGCGAGCCGGAGCCTTCTGGCTGGGAGGGGCTGGCGGACGTGCGCATCATCGTCGCGCTCCAGGAGTCCGCGCGCACCGGCCGCGCGGTGAAGCTGGCGCCCTTCCATCGCCCCCAGCGGCCCACGCCGGAGCAGGTCATCGTCCGGCCCCCAGCGGAGGCTCCCGAGCCGGTGAACGCCCCCGCGCCCACGGTGGAGTAG
- a CDS encoding glutathione binding-like protein gives MKVYFLPLACSMAARIAVYEAGASATFVEVDSLTKRTHDGEDYTTISPLCLVPTLRTDAGELLMENAAILQYVADLNPEAGLMPKDARGRALAQQWLSFVSTELHKGIFSLVFDRKAPEHVKAYVLEKGLSRFAFLDQYMTGREFLLDQFSVADAYLVTVLNWCAATPLKLSQWPALAAYHARLRKRPSVAKAMAEEHPLYMAEQERRRAAG, from the coding sequence ATGAAGGTCTATTTCCTGCCCCTGGCTTGTTCGATGGCCGCCCGCATCGCCGTGTACGAAGCGGGAGCCTCCGCGACGTTCGTGGAGGTGGACTCGCTGACGAAGCGCACACATGACGGCGAGGACTACACGACCATCAGCCCGCTGTGCCTCGTGCCGACGCTCCGCACCGACGCGGGGGAGCTCCTGATGGAGAACGCCGCCATCCTCCAGTACGTGGCGGACCTGAATCCGGAGGCGGGACTCATGCCGAAGGATGCCCGGGGGCGCGCCCTGGCCCAGCAGTGGCTGTCCTTCGTCAGCACGGAGCTGCACAAGGGCATCTTCTCGCTCGTGTTCGACCGGAAGGCCCCCGAGCACGTCAAGGCGTATGTCCTGGAGAAGGGCCTGTCTCGCTTCGCGTTCCTCGACCAGTACATGACCGGGCGCGAGTTCCTGTTGGACCAGTTCAGCGTCGCGGACGCGTACCTGGTCACCGTGTTGAACTGGTGTGCCGCGACGCCCCTCAAGCTGTCTCAGTGGCCCGCGCTCGCGGCGTACCATGCGCGCCTGCGCAAGCGTCCCAGCGTGGCCAAGGCCATGGCCGAGGAGCACCCCCTCTACATGGCGGAGCAGGAGCGTCGCCGGGCGGCGGGGTGA
- a CDS encoding SDR family oxidoreductase, translating into MADAPVAITGATGRLGGRVARRLSLQGLPLRLIVRDPKRAPSLPDAEVRVATYDAREALIRALEGVRTVFFVSGTEAPARREQHFTFIDAAATAGVETVVYTSFFGAAPDATFTFARDHWATEEHLRAQRFASVMLRDNLYLDFLPGLAGADGVIRGPARQGRVAAVAQDDIAEVAATILANPTSHLGRTYSLTGPQALTLAQVADILSRRLGREIRYHDETMEEAYRSREVHRAERWQVDAWVSTYTAIAAGELATVTSDVEHVTGHPPMDLDTLLHLQPASVES; encoded by the coding sequence ATGGCGGATGCACCGGTCGCCATCACCGGCGCGACGGGGAGACTGGGTGGGAGGGTCGCTCGTCGCCTCTCCCTCCAGGGCCTGCCGCTGCGTCTCATCGTCCGGGACCCGAAGCGGGCGCCCTCCCTTCCCGACGCGGAGGTCCGGGTCGCCACCTACGACGCTCGCGAGGCGCTCATCCGCGCGCTGGAGGGCGTCCGCACGGTGTTCTTCGTCTCCGGCACGGAGGCCCCGGCTCGACGCGAGCAGCACTTCACGTTCATCGACGCCGCGGCGACCGCGGGCGTGGAGACGGTCGTCTATACGTCGTTCTTCGGCGCCGCCCCGGACGCGACCTTCACGTTCGCCCGGGACCACTGGGCCACGGAGGAGCACCTGCGGGCGCAACGCTTCGCGTCGGTGATGTTGCGCGACAACCTCTACCTGGACTTCCTCCCCGGCCTCGCGGGCGCGGACGGCGTGATTCGCGGCCCGGCCAGGCAGGGGCGCGTCGCCGCGGTGGCCCAGGACGACATCGCGGAGGTCGCGGCGACCATCCTGGCGAACCCCACGTCGCACCTCGGTCGGACCTATTCGCTGACCGGCCCCCAGGCACTCACCCTCGCGCAGGTGGCCGACATCCTCTCCCGCCGGCTCGGCAGGGAGATCCGCTACCACGACGAGACGATGGAGGAGGCCTACCGCTCGCGAGAGGTGCACCGCGCCGAACGGTGGCAGGTGGACGCCTGGGTCAGCACCTATACGGCCATCGCCGCCGGAGAGCTGGCCACGGTGACGTCCGACGTCGAGCACGTCACCGGACATCCGCCCATGGACCTCGACACGCTGCTCCATCTCCAGCCCGCATCCGTCGAGTCCTGA
- a CDS encoding LysR family transcriptional regulator has translation MKDIAPLPSARLDVKDLRVVLALASAGTTAQAASLLHLTQPAVSRALLVVEEKLETRLFDRTPRGLLPTAAGKQLITGASRLLVELGDLEQCVRAPTSLPMRLRLVCGCYTAYHWLPSTLLTLRQSVPGLEIELAVEHTKDPIPALVEGDIDVALVTTSTIPREKLGSRALFTDELVFVVAATHPLARKKTLTRADLLAHTLLSSPTPEREGHWFMNNVFGRERPRLRLERLPLTEAILDMTRAGLGIAILSEWISAPHLRGGGLVARRLDSGPLQRTWSIAYRRQVEAPALRLASALERLAPTRLAVG, from the coding sequence ATGAAGGACATCGCCCCCCTCCCCAGCGCCCGACTCGACGTGAAGGACCTGCGAGTCGTCCTCGCCCTCGCGTCCGCCGGAACCACGGCCCAGGCCGCCTCGCTCCTCCACCTCACGCAGCCCGCGGTGAGCCGCGCGCTGCTCGTCGTGGAGGAGAAGCTGGAGACACGCCTCTTCGACCGAACGCCGCGCGGGCTCCTGCCCACCGCCGCGGGCAAGCAGCTCATCACGGGAGCGTCACGGCTGCTGGTGGAGCTGGGTGACCTGGAGCAGTGCGTGCGCGCCCCCACCAGCCTCCCGATGCGCCTGCGCCTGGTCTGTGGCTGCTACACGGCCTATCACTGGCTGCCCTCCACCCTGCTCACCCTCCGGCAGAGCGTCCCGGGCCTGGAGATCGAGCTGGCGGTGGAACACACCAAGGACCCCATCCCCGCGCTGGTCGAGGGCGACATCGACGTGGCGCTCGTGACGACCTCGACCATTCCTCGCGAGAAGCTCGGCTCGCGCGCCCTGTTCACCGACGAGCTCGTCTTCGTCGTCGCCGCCACCCACCCGCTCGCCCGAAAGAAGACGCTCACCCGCGCGGACCTGCTGGCGCACACCCTGCTGAGCTCCCCCACGCCGGAGCGGGAGGGACACTGGTTCATGAACAACGTGTTCGGTCGCGAGCGCCCTCGCCTGCGCCTCGAGCGCCTGCCGCTGACGGAGGCCATCCTCGACATGACGCGCGCGGGGCTCGGCATCGCCATCCTCTCGGAGTGGATCAGCGCGCCCCACCTGCGCGGGGGAGGCCTGGTCGCCAGACGGCTGGACTCGGGCCCGTTGCAGCGCACCTGGAGCATCGCCTACCGGCGGCAGGTGGAGGCCCCGGCGCTCCGGCTCGCCTCGGCGCTGGAGCGGCTCGCCCCCACGCGGCTCGCCGTGGGCTGA
- a CDS encoding NAD(P)-dependent alcohol dehydrogenase, translating into MSEQAQARAAVVRQKGGPFQLEDVTLEDPREGEVRVRMVATGMCHTDMIVRDQFYAVPLPVVLGHEGAGIVERVGPGVTKVAPGDPVVIAFAFCGKCDLCATGHPAYCREFYGRNFGGGRMDGTTATRAQGKPLHDHFFGQSSFSTLAIATERNVVKVRNDVPLELLGPLGCGISTGAGAVLNSMRVPAGRTFAAFGSGAVGLSAIMAARLAGATTIIAVDVKPKRLQLALELGATHTVNGAQEDSVKAIRAATGGRGVDYALEATGNPKILRQAVDALDILGTCGVVGAPPMGTEAAFDVNDLMVPGKRIQGIVEGDSVPDVFIPQLIDLFMQGRFPFDKLVKFYSLEQINEAAKDSEKGETLKPIIRMTRPA; encoded by the coding sequence ATGAGCGAACAAGCCCAGGCCAGGGCGGCCGTGGTGAGGCAGAAGGGCGGGCCCTTCCAACTCGAGGACGTCACGCTCGAGGACCCCCGCGAGGGCGAGGTGCGCGTGCGCATGGTCGCCACCGGAATGTGTCACACCGACATGATCGTCCGTGACCAGTTCTATGCGGTGCCGCTCCCCGTCGTCCTCGGACACGAGGGCGCCGGCATCGTCGAGCGGGTCGGGCCCGGGGTTACCAAGGTGGCGCCCGGAGACCCCGTGGTCATCGCGTTCGCATTCTGTGGCAAGTGCGACCTGTGCGCGACGGGTCACCCCGCGTACTGCCGCGAGTTCTACGGCCGCAACTTCGGCGGAGGCCGGATGGACGGCACCACCGCCACCCGGGCCCAGGGCAAGCCCCTCCACGACCACTTCTTCGGACAGTCGTCGTTCAGCACGCTCGCCATCGCCACCGAGCGCAACGTGGTCAAGGTCCGAAACGACGTCCCGCTGGAGCTGCTGGGGCCGCTGGGCTGCGGCATCTCCACCGGCGCGGGCGCGGTGCTCAACTCCATGCGGGTCCCCGCAGGACGCACCTTCGCCGCCTTCGGCTCCGGGGCCGTCGGGCTGAGCGCCATCATGGCCGCGAGGCTGGCGGGTGCCACCACCATCATCGCGGTGGACGTGAAGCCCAAGCGCCTCCAGCTCGCGCTGGAGCTGGGCGCCACGCACACGGTGAACGGCGCCCAGGAGGACTCGGTGAAGGCCATCCGTGCCGCCACCGGGGGACGCGGCGTGGACTACGCGCTCGAGGCCACCGGCAACCCGAAGATCCTCCGGCAGGCCGTGGACGCGCTCGACATCCTCGGGACGTGCGGCGTGGTGGGCGCGCCGCCGATGGGCACCGAGGCGGCCTTCGACGTGAACGACCTCATGGTGCCTGGCAAGCGCATCCAGGGCATCGTCGAGGGCGACAGCGTCCCGGACGTCTTCATCCCCCAGCTCATCGACCTCTTCATGCAGGGACGCTTCCCCTTCGACAAGCTGGTGAAGTTCTACTCGCTGGAGCAGATCAACGAGGCCGCGAAGGACTCCGAGAAGGGCGAGACGCTCAAGCCCATCATCCGGATGACGCGCCCGGCCTGA